One stretch of Dokdonia sp. Hel_I_53 DNA includes these proteins:
- the rplV gene encoding 50S ribosomal protein L22, which translates to MGVRKKEAANRRKEANKSIAFAKLNNCPTSPRKMRLVADMVRGTQVERALQLLKFSNKEASRKVEKLVLSAVANWEAKNEDASIEDANLFIKEIKVDSGTMLKRLRPAPQGRAHRIRKRSNHVTVVLGAKDNTQSN; encoded by the coding sequence ATGGGAGTTCGTAAAAAAGAAGCGGCAAATCGTCGCAAGGAGGCTAATAAGTCTATCGCTTTCGCGAAATTGAATAACTGCCCGACTTCTCCTCGCAAAATGCGCCTAGTAGCCGATATGGTGAGGGGAACACAAGTGGAGAGAGCACTTCAGTTATTGAAATTTAGTAATAAAGAAGCGTCTCGTAAAGTTGAGAAACTTGTTCTTTCTGCAGTTGCAAACTGGGAAGCAAAGAATGAAGATGCTAGCATTGAAGATGCAAATCTTTTTATTAAAGAGATCAAGGTAGATTCTGGAACGATGTTGAAGAGACTTCGTCCAGCTCCACAAGGTCGCGCGCACCGAATTAGAAAACGCTCGAATCACGTAACTGTGGTATTAGGAGCAAAAGATAACACACAAAGCAATTAA
- the rpsC gene encoding 30S ribosomal protein S3 produces MGQKTNPIGNRLGIIRGWESNWYGGNDYGDKLAEDDKIRRYIHARLSKASVSRVIIERTLKLVTVTITTARPGIIIGKGGQEVDKLKEELKKLTGKEVQINIHEIKRPELDAFLVGQSVARQIEGRISFRRAIKMAIAAAMRMNCEGIKIQISGRLNGAEMARTESYKDGRIPLSTFRADIDYALVEAHTTYGRLGIKVWVMKGEVYGKRELSPLVGLQNSKSGKGGGSRKDNRGPRRRK; encoded by the coding sequence ATGGGACAGAAGACAAATCCAATCGGAAATCGCCTTGGAATCATCAGAGGATGGGAATCTAACTGGTACGGAGGTAATGACTACGGTGACAAACTTGCCGAAGACGATAAGATTAGACGTTACATTCACGCTCGTTTAAGTAAAGCTAGTGTGTCTAGAGTTATCATTGAGCGTACGCTTAAACTTGTAACCGTTACTATTACTACTGCAAGACCTGGTATCATTATTGGGAAAGGTGGTCAGGAAGTAGACAAGTTAAAAGAAGAGCTTAAGAAACTCACTGGTAAAGAAGTACAAATTAATATTCACGAGATCAAACGTCCAGAGCTTGATGCATTTCTGGTAGGTCAAAGTGTTGCTCGTCAGATAGAAGGAAGAATTTCTTTCCGTCGTGCAATCAAAATGGCAATTGCGGCTGCAATGCGTATGAATTGTGAAGGTATTAAAATCCAGATTTCTGGACGTCTTAACGGAGCTGAAATGGCACGTACAGAGTCTTACAAAGATGGACGTATTCCTTTATCAACATTTAGAGCTGACATAGACTATGCTTTGGTAGAAGCTCACACTACTTATGGTAGATTGGGTATTAAAGTATGGGTTATGAAAGGCGAAGTATATGGCAAGAGAGAACTTTCTCCATTAGTAGGATTGCAAAACAGCAAATCTGGTAAAGGTGGTGGGTCTCGCAAAGATAATCGCGGACCACGCCGTAGAAAGTAA
- the rplB gene encoding 50S ribosomal protein L2, with the protein MSVRKLKPITPGQRFRVVNGFDQITTDKPEKSLLVPNKRSGGRNNTGKMTIRQVGGGHKKRYRIIDFKRNKQGIPATVASIQYDPNRTAFIALLNYQDGEKRYIIAQNGLQVGQNLVSGSNVAPEIGNAMPLSDIPLGTIISCIELRPGQGAVMARSAGAFAQLMAREGKFATVKLPSGETRLILATCMATVGAVSNSDHQLLVSGKAGRSRWLGRRPRVRPVVMNPVDHPMGGGEGKSSGGHPRNRNGVPAKGYRTRSKTKSSNKYIVERRKK; encoded by the coding sequence ATGTCAGTAAGAAAATTAAAACCTATCACACCAGGGCAGCGATTTAGAGTTGTAAATGGTTTCGACCAGATAACAACTGATAAGCCGGAAAAGAGTCTTTTGGTTCCGAATAAACGCTCAGGTGGTAGAAACAATACGGGTAAGATGACCATACGCCAAGTAGGTGGGGGTCATAAAAAACGTTACCGTATAATTGATTTTAAGCGTAACAAGCAAGGGATTCCTGCGACAGTTGCGTCTATTCAATATGATCCAAATAGAACTGCATTTATTGCGCTTCTTAATTACCAAGATGGTGAAAAGCGATACATCATTGCTCAAAACGGTCTACAAGTAGGTCAGAACCTAGTGTCTGGTTCTAATGTGGCTCCAGAAATTGGGAATGCAATGCCGCTTTCAGATATTCCATTAGGTACAATTATTTCTTGTATTGAGTTACGTCCAGGTCAAGGAGCTGTAATGGCTCGTAGTGCTGGTGCTTTTGCTCAGTTAATGGCACGTGAGGGTAAGTTTGCAACAGTTAAACTTCCGTCGGGTGAAACAAGATTAATCTTAGCGACATGTATGGCGACAGTAGGAGCTGTATCTAATAGTGATCACCAGTTACTTGTATCTGGTAAAGCTGGTAGAAGTCGTTGGTTAGGTCGTCGTCCACGTGTACGTCCAGTTGTGATGAACCCTGTAGATCACCCAATGGGTGGTGGTGAAGGTAAATCTTCTGGAGGTCACCCTAGAAACCGTAATGGTGTACCTGCTAAAGGTTACAGAACGCGTTCTAAAACGAAGTCGAGTAATAAGTATATTGTAGAACGTAGAAAGAAATAA
- the rplC gene encoding 50S ribosomal protein L3, with translation MSGLIGKKVGMTSIFDENGKNIPCTVIEAGPCVITQVRTTEADGYEALQLGFDDTKKANKAAAGHAKKAGTVAKRKVVEFQGFEGEFKLGDAITVDHFAEGEFVDVSGTSKGKGFQGVVKRHGFAGVGQATHGQHNRLRAPGSIGAASYPARVFKGMKMAGRMGGDKIKVQNLKVLKVVAEKNLLVVKGCVPGHKNSYVIIQK, from the coding sequence ATGTCTGGGTTAATCGGAAAGAAAGTAGGTATGACTAGCATCTTTGACGAGAACGGGAAAAATATTCCTTGTACCGTTATTGAAGCAGGTCCCTGCGTAATCACCCAAGTCAGAACCACAGAAGCTGACGGGTATGAAGCCCTTCAACTTGGTTTCGATGACACGAAGAAGGCAAACAAAGCTGCTGCTGGCCACGCCAAAAAAGCAGGAACTGTTGCTAAACGTAAAGTTGTTGAGTTCCAAGGATTTGAAGGAGAGTTTAAATTAGGTGATGCTATCACTGTAGATCATTTTGCTGAAGGAGAGTTTGTCGATGTATCGGGAACTTCAAAAGGTAAAGGATTTCAAGGTGTTGTAAAGCGTCATGGTTTTGCTGGTGTAGGTCAAGCGACTCACGGTCAGCATAACCGTTTAAGAGCACCAGGTTCTATTGGAGCAGCATCTTATCCAGCTCGTGTTTTCAAAGGAATGAAAATGGCAGGCCGTATGGGTGGCGACAAAATCAAAGTTCAAAATTTAAAAGTTTTAAAAGTAGTTGCTGAAAAGAATCTACTTGTAGTGAAAGGGTGTGTACCTGGACATAAAAACTCTTATGTAATCATTCAGAAGTAA
- a CDS encoding SusC/RagA family TonB-linked outer membrane protein: MKTKFNGILTLLLAFVVQISFAQTTVSGTVSEENGPLPGANVIIKGTTTGTQTDFDGNYSINANPTDVLIFSFVGFTTQEVAVGGQNTINVSLAADNTLEEVIVTAQGIKREKKALGYAVATLDSESIEAKPDADVVRQLNGKISGVQITSTSGAAGSGTNFIIRSKSSINGNNQPLFVVDGVPFDAGTNSNGAGFGDGGTTTSSRFLDLDPNNIESLSVLKGLSASVLYGQRGRNGVVLITTKTGSSGDPDDADKKFEVTFSQTSYATQISNLPDYQNEYGQGADNIFNPAFVGNWGASYDSLDQVAHPYNAEVNGNFAFPDVFPQFQGRFIDYKPANAAGDFFKTAYGSSTSVSASKSSGKASYNTSFGYTDEDGYVPGNNLKRYNFALGGRAQLTNKLTFDGSILISNNRVQTPPIGANNAAGAISIFERTLFVPRQIDLASLPFQHPVTGENVYYRTDQNNPYWLVNNARDYNRTDRAFISSGLSYELTDKINFNYRLGLDTYNEYQERRVNKGAVGDATYSQGYLRQIQSRNRIFNQNFSVAFTDIDFSESIGFQAQIGAELRNDQNNTFGSSSTDQIVFDVFTTRNFATQNNNDPFVGNLDFQAEENILGAYANLSFDFKNQLFLNLTGRNDWGSTLEKENRSIFYPGASLSWIPTTTFSGLREGPLDFLKLRASFGSSARFPGPFNTRAILLATAQAFNAPNGNISTNSLSNVRPNPELDAELQREYEVGLESNLFNNRLNLEVTLYTREAEDQILNQSLAPSTGFTSTLINAGTLNTDGIEIGLNFIPLRSKNGNFEYSVSNIFDAYETTVTDLPVENIVFAGFTTLGNFAINDQPLGVIQGSAAARDDEGNLLINPTSGAIFDTVDDFNEDIEIIGDPNPDFRLTSIHSFQYKNFSLSGQFEYVHGGDIYSQTTTQLLRRGVTTANSGGRENTYIIPGVLADPATGDPLLDANGNKIANNIQVGANDLYFLNLVDPAGQGIYDGTHFRIREVSLGYSVPKVFLDKTPLGSLSLTASGQNLFVKAFNFPDAINFDPEQLSTGVGNGQGLDFQTGPTTRRFALALKATF, encoded by the coding sequence ATGAAAACAAAGTTTAATGGAATTTTAACGCTTTTATTAGCGTTTGTAGTGCAAATATCCTTTGCACAAACAACGGTTTCTGGAACTGTATCTGAAGAAAATGGTCCTTTGCCTGGTGCAAATGTCATTATCAAAGGAACAACCACAGGAACACAAACAGATTTTGATGGTAACTACTCAATAAACGCAAATCCTACGGATGTGCTTATTTTTAGTTTTGTTGGGTTTACTACTCAAGAAGTTGCCGTAGGTGGACAAAATACAATCAATGTTTCTCTAGCTGCTGACAATACGCTGGAAGAAGTTATTGTAACTGCTCAGGGTATAAAAAGAGAGAAAAAAGCGTTAGGATATGCTGTTGCCACATTAGATTCTGAATCGATAGAGGCTAAACCAGATGCTGATGTAGTACGTCAATTAAATGGTAAGATTTCTGGTGTACAAATTACTAGTACATCTGGAGCTGCTGGATCAGGAACTAACTTCATTATTAGAAGTAAGAGTTCTATTAACGGTAATAACCAACCATTATTCGTAGTGGATGGCGTTCCTTTTGATGCTGGTACTAATTCTAACGGAGCCGGATTTGGTGATGGAGGAACAACTACTTCTAGTAGATTCCTCGATTTAGATCCTAATAATATAGAATCTCTTAGTGTCCTTAAAGGATTAAGTGCTTCTGTTTTATACGGTCAAAGAGGTCGTAATGGTGTGGTCTTAATCACGACAAAAACCGGATCATCTGGAGACCCTGATGATGCTGACAAGAAATTTGAAGTTACTTTTTCTCAAACGTCATATGCAACTCAAATATCTAACCTTCCTGATTACCAAAATGAATACGGTCAAGGTGCTGACAACATTTTTAACCCTGCTTTTGTTGGGAACTGGGGAGCGAGTTATGATAGTTTAGACCAAGTGGCTCACCCATACAATGCGGAAGTCAACGGTAACTTTGCATTCCCAGATGTATTCCCACAATTTCAAGGACGCTTTATTGATTACAAACCAGCAAATGCTGCTGGAGACTTTTTCAAAACGGCTTATGGTTCTTCTACAAGTGTAAGTGCCTCTAAGTCTTCTGGAAAAGCCTCTTACAACACAAGTTTTGGTTATACTGATGAAGATGGTTACGTACCTGGTAATAATTTGAAAAGATATAATTTTGCCTTGGGAGGTAGAGCTCAATTGACTAACAAATTAACATTTGACGGTTCTATACTTATTTCTAATAATCGTGTGCAAACACCACCTATTGGAGCCAATAATGCCGCTGGAGCAATATCTATTTTTGAAAGAACCTTATTTGTTCCTAGACAGATTGACCTTGCTAGTTTACCATTTCAACACCCAGTTACAGGTGAAAACGTATACTACAGAACAGATCAAAACAATCCATACTGGCTAGTGAATAATGCTAGAGATTATAACAGAACTGATCGTGCTTTTATTTCTTCAGGTCTTTCATATGAACTAACAGATAAAATTAATTTCAATTATCGTTTAGGATTAGATACTTATAATGAGTATCAAGAAAGAAGAGTGAACAAAGGAGCTGTAGGAGATGCTACCTATTCACAGGGTTATTTACGTCAGATACAATCACGCAATCGTATTTTTAACCAAAACTTCAGCGTTGCTTTTACAGATATTGATTTTAGTGAATCAATAGGTTTTCAAGCACAAATAGGAGCTGAACTTAGAAACGACCAAAACAATACATTTGGTTCTTCAAGTACTGATCAAATTGTTTTTGATGTGTTTACTACACGAAATTTTGCAACTCAAAACAATAATGATCCTTTCGTTGGAAATCTTGATTTTCAAGCTGAGGAAAATATTCTTGGAGCCTATGCAAACTTAAGCTTTGATTTCAAGAACCAATTATTCTTAAACTTAACTGGTAGGAATGACTGGGGATCTACATTAGAGAAAGAAAACCGTTCTATATTCTATCCGGGAGCATCTTTAAGTTGGATTCCAACAACTACGTTCTCAGGATTAAGAGAAGGTCCATTAGATTTTCTTAAATTAAGAGCTAGTTTCGGTTCTTCTGCACGTTTTCCAGGACCATTTAACACAAGGGCAATTTTACTTGCAACCGCACAAGCCTTTAATGCTCCAAATGGAAATATAAGTACTAATAGTCTTTCAAATGTAAGACCTAATCCAGAACTTGATGCAGAGCTACAAAGAGAATATGAAGTTGGTCTTGAAAGTAACTTATTTAACAATCGTTTAAATTTAGAAGTTACTTTATATACTAGAGAAGCAGAAGATCAAATTTTAAATCAAAGTCTTGCGCCATCAACAGGATTTACAAGTACTTTAATTAATGCTGGTACGCTGAATACAGATGGTATTGAAATCGGTTTAAATTTCATTCCTTTGAGATCTAAAAATGGTAATTTCGAGTATTCTGTGAGTAACATCTTTGATGCTTATGAAACTACAGTAACTGATTTACCAGTAGAAAACATTGTATTTGCTGGATTTACAACTCTTGGAAACTTTGCAATTAACGACCAACCTCTTGGTGTGATTCAAGGCTCAGCAGCTGCTAGAGACGATGAAGGTAATTTATTAATTAACCCTACAAGTGGAGCAATATTTGACACGGTAGATGACTTTAATGAAGATATCGAGATTATTGGAGATCCAAATCCAGATTTCAGACTTACAAGTATTCACTCTTTCCAGTATAAAAACTTTAGTTTAAGTGGACAATTTGAGTATGTACACGGTGGTGACATCTATTCACAAACCACTACTCAACTTTTAAGAAGAGGGGTGACTACAGCTAACTCAGGTGGTAGAGAAAATACTTATATCATCCCAGGTGTTTTAGCTGATCCTGCTACTGGAGATCCATTATTAGATGCAAATGGCAATAAAATCGCTAATAATATTCAGGTTGGAGCGAATGACCTTTACTTCCTGAACTTAGTAGATCCTGCTGGTCAAGGAATTTACGACGGTACACACTTCAGAATAAGAGAAGTTTCTCTTGGATATTCTGTGCCTAAAGTATTTTTAGATAAAACTCCATTAGGTAGTTTATCATTAACGGCTTCTGGACAGAATTTATTTGTTAAAGCTTTTAATTTTCCAGATGCAATTAATTTTGATCCAGAGCAGTTAAGTACTGGTGTTGGTAACGGACAAGGTCTTGATTTCCAAACTGGTCCAACTACAAGAAGATTTGCATTAGCACTTAAAGCTACATTTTAA
- the rpsG gene encoding 30S ribosomal protein S7 codes for MRKRQAKKRPILPDPKFNDQLVTRFVNMMMWDGKKSVAFKVFYDAIDIVEEKNTNEEKTALELWKDALSNVMPHVEVRSRRVGGATFQIPMQIRPDRKISTAMKWLISYSRKRNEKSMAAKLAAEVLAAAKEEGAAVKKRVDTHKMAEANKAFSHFRF; via the coding sequence ATGAGAAAAAGACAGGCCAAGAAGAGACCAATTCTTCCAGATCCAAAATTTAACGATCAGTTAGTAACTAGATTCGTTAATATGATGATGTGGGATGGAAAGAAATCGGTTGCCTTTAAAGTATTTTATGATGCAATTGACATCGTAGAAGAAAAAAACACAAACGAAGAAAAAACAGCTCTTGAGCTTTGGAAAGATGCTTTATCTAATGTGATGCCTCACGTAGAAGTACGTAGTCGTCGTGTTGGAGGTGCAACTTTTCAAATACCAATGCAAATCCGTCCAGATCGTAAGATCTCAACGGCAATGAAGTGGTTGATTAGTTATTCTCGTAAGAGAAATGAAAAATCAATGGCGGCTAAACTTGCTGCGGAAGTTCTTGCTGCTGCAAAAGAAGAAGGTGCTGCTGTAAAGAAGCGTGTAGATACGCATAAGATGGCAGAAGCAAATAAAGCATTCTCACACTTTAGATTCTAA
- the rpsS gene encoding 30S ribosomal protein S19: MARSLKKGPYVHYKLEKKVAANVEGNKKTVIKTWSRASMITPDFVGQTIAVHNGRQFVPVYVTENMVGHKLGEFSPTRSYRGHGADKKNKGKR, translated from the coding sequence ATGGCACGTTCATTAAAAAAAGGACCTTACGTTCACTATAAGTTAGAAAAGAAAGTTGCTGCAAATGTAGAGGGTAATAAGAAGACTGTCATCAAGACGTGGTCTAGAGCCTCTATGATAACTCCAGATTTTGTGGGGCAAACAATTGCAGTGCATAATGGTCGCCAGTTTGTACCAGTATATGTTACTGAGAATATGGTGGGTCATAAACTAGGAGAATTTTCGCCTACGCGTTCTTATAGAGGACACGGAGCTGATAAGAAAAATAAAGGTAAAAGATAA
- the rpsJ gene encoding 30S ribosomal protein S10, whose translation MSQKIRIKLKSYDHNLVDKSAEKIVKTVKTTGAVVTGPIPLPTHKKIFTVLRSPHVNKKSREQFELSSYKRLLDIYSSSSKTIDALMKLELPSGVEVEIKV comes from the coding sequence ATGAGTCAAAAAATTAGAATAAAACTAAAATCTTACGATCACAACTTAGTAGATAAGTCTGCTGAGAAAATTGTAAAGACTGTGAAGACGACTGGTGCTGTAGTAACGGGGCCAATTCCACTTCCAACGCATAAAAAAATCTTTACTGTATTACGTTCTCCACACGTAAATAAGAAATCACGTGAGCAATTTGAGCTTAGCTCGTACAAACGTTTACTTGATATCTATTCTTCTTCATCTAAGACAATTGATGCCTTAATGAAATTAGAATTACCTTCTGGAGTTGAAGTAGAGATCAAGGTGTGA
- the rplD gene encoding 50S ribosomal protein L4, producing the protein MKVAVVDIKGKETGRKADLSDAVFGIEPNKHAVYLDVKQFLANQRQGTHKAKERAEIAGSTRKIKKQKGTGTARAGSIKSGVFKGGGRMFGPRPRNYSFKLNKGLKRLARRSALTMKANDNAITVVEDFNLDAPKTKDFVNVLKALGLENKKSLIVLGESNNNVYLSSRNLKTTNVVKSSELSTYGIMNANNVVFLEGSLEGVEANLAK; encoded by the coding sequence ATGAAGGTAGCAGTTGTAGATATAAAAGGAAAAGAAACAGGGAGAAAGGCAGACCTTTCTGATGCTGTTTTTGGAATTGAGCCTAACAAGCATGCTGTCTATCTTGACGTAAAGCAATTTCTTGCAAATCAACGTCAAGGAACGCACAAGGCAAAAGAAAGAGCAGAGATCGCAGGATCTACTCGTAAAATTAAAAAACAAAAAGGAACTGGTACAGCCCGTGCGGGTAGTATCAAATCTGGTGTTTTTAAAGGTGGTGGACGTATGTTTGGACCAAGACCGAGAAATTACTCTTTCAAATTAAACAAAGGATTAAAAAGACTTGCTCGTCGTTCTGCCCTTACTATGAAGGCAAACGATAATGCAATCACTGTTGTAGAAGACTTTAATTTAGACGCTCCAAAAACGAAAGATTTTGTGAATGTTTTGAAAGCCTTAGGCTTAGAAAATAAAAAGTCACTAATAGTGTTGGGGGAGTCAAATAATAATGTATATTTGTCGTCGCGCAATTTAAAGACCACTAATGTCGTAAAAAGCTCAGAATTAAGCACTTACGGTATCATGAATGCAAACAATGTTGTATTCCTAGAGGGGTCCTTAGAAGGTGTAGAAGCAAATTTAGCAAAATAA
- the fusA gene encoding elongation factor G — MARDLKFTRNIGIAAHIDAGKTTTTERILYYTGVSHKIGEVHDGAATMDWMEQEQERGITITSAATTCTWKFPMENAQPLPETKDYHFNIIDTPGHVDFTVEVNRSLRVLDGLVFLFSAVDGVEPQSETNWRLADNYKVPRIGFVNKMDRQGSNFLAVCQQVKDMLKSNAVPIVLNIGDEGDFKGIVDLVKNRAIVWHDETQGATFDVVDIPEDMKEEARKYRAMLIEEVASYDENLLEKFMEDEDSITEDEVHAALRAAVMDMAIIPMICGSAFKNKGVQFLLDAVCRYLPSPTDKEGIKGINPDTEKEEIRKPSVKEPFAALAFKIATDPFVGRLAFFRAYSGRLDAGSYILNNRSGKKERISRIYQMHSNKQNAIDFIEAGDIGAAVGFKDIKTGDTMTDEKHPIVLESMDFPDPVIGIAVEPKTKADVDKLGMALSKLAEEDPTFQVKTDEASGQTIISGMGELHLDIIVDRLKREFKVEVNQGQPQVEYKEAITRSATHRETYKKQSGGRGKFADIVFTLEPAEEGAEGLQFESTIKGGNVPKEFVPSVEKGFKMAMVNGPLAGYEVDAMKVTLTDGSYHDVDSDQLSFELAAKLGFKNAAKAAKAVIMEPIMKLEVITPEENMGDIVGDLNRRRGQVSDMGDRAGAKTVKATVPLSEMFGYVTTLRTLSSGRATSTMEFSHYAETPSNIAEEVIAASKGTNA, encoded by the coding sequence ATGGCAAGAGATTTAAAATTTACTAGAAACATAGGTATTGCAGCGCATATTGATGCTGGAAAAACTACGACTACAGAGCGTATCCTTTATTATACAGGGGTAAGTCATAAAATCGGTGAGGTGCACGATGGTGCTGCAACGATGGACTGGATGGAGCAAGAGCAGGAGAGAGGTATTACTATTACTTCTGCAGCTACAACGTGTACGTGGAAGTTTCCAATGGAAAATGCACAACCATTACCAGAAACTAAAGATTATCACTTTAATATTATTGATACTCCTGGTCACGTTGATTTTACTGTAGAGGTGAATAGATCACTACGTGTATTGGATGGTTTAGTGTTCTTATTTAGTGCGGTGGATGGTGTTGAGCCACAGTCAGAAACTAACTGGAGACTAGCAGATAATTACAAAGTGCCAAGAATTGGTTTTGTAAATAAAATGGACCGTCAGGGGTCTAACTTTTTGGCAGTTTGTCAGCAAGTTAAAGATATGTTGAAATCTAACGCAGTGCCTATTGTACTAAACATAGGTGACGAGGGTGATTTCAAAGGAATTGTTGACCTTGTGAAGAACCGTGCAATTGTATGGCATGATGAAACGCAAGGAGCTACTTTTGATGTGGTTGATATTCCTGAAGACATGAAAGAAGAGGCTCGTAAATATAGAGCAATGCTTATCGAAGAGGTTGCTTCTTACGATGAGAACCTTCTTGAGAAGTTTATGGAAGATGAAGATTCTATTACTGAAGATGAAGTGCATGCTGCGCTTCGTGCTGCTGTAATGGATATGGCAATTATCCCAATGATTTGTGGATCTGCATTTAAAAATAAAGGAGTGCAATTCCTTTTAGATGCTGTATGTCGTTACCTTCCTTCTCCTACAGATAAAGAAGGTATCAAAGGAATTAATCCTGATACTGAAAAAGAAGAAATTCGTAAGCCTAGTGTAAAAGAGCCGTTTGCGGCACTTGCATTTAAAATTGCAACAGATCCTTTCGTAGGTCGTCTTGCATTCTTCCGCGCATATTCTGGGCGTTTAGATGCTGGATCTTATATATTAAACAATCGTTCTGGTAAAAAAGAGCGTATCTCTCGTATCTACCAGATGCACTCTAATAAGCAAAACGCTATCGATTTTATCGAAGCGGGAGATATTGGAGCAGCGGTTGGTTTTAAAGATATTAAGACTGGAGATACAATGACAGATGAAAAGCACCCTATAGTGCTTGAGTCTATGGACTTCCCAGATCCGGTAATTGGTATCGCGGTTGAGCCTAAAACTAAGGCAGACGTAGATAAATTAGGTATGGCACTTTCTAAGCTTGCTGAGGAAGATCCTACGTTCCAAGTAAAAACTGATGAAGCTTCAGGGCAGACTATTATATCTGGAATGGGTGAGCTTCACTTAGATATTATTGTAGACAGACTTAAGCGTGAGTTTAAGGTAGAAGTAAATCAAGGTCAGCCTCAAGTTGAGTACAAAGAAGCTATTACTAGATCTGCAACACACAGAGAGACTTATAAAAAGCAATCTGGTGGACGTGGTAAATTTGCAGATATTGTTTTCACGCTAGAGCCAGCAGAAGAAGGTGCAGAAGGATTGCAGTTTGAATCAACTATCAAGGGTGGTAACGTTCCTAAGGAATTTGTTCCATCTGTAGAGAAAGGATTCAAAATGGCAATGGTTAATGGGCCGCTTGCAGGATACGAAGTGGATGCTATGAAGGTGACCTTGACAGATGGATCTTACCACGATGTGGATTCTGACCAATTGTCTTTCGAACTTGCTGCAAAACTTGGTTTTAAAAATGCTGCAAAAGCTGCAAAAGCTGTGATCATGGAGCCTATTATGAAACTTGAGGTAATTACTCCTGAAGAGAATATGGGTGATATCGTAGGTGACCTTAACCGTCGTCGTGGTCAAGTATCTGACATGGGAGATCGTGCGGGTGCAAAAACTGTGAAGGCTACAGTGCCACTTTCAGAAATGTTCGGTTATGTGACAACATTACGTACATTATCTTCTGGACGTGCAACTTCTACGATGGAATTCTCTCACTATGCTGAGACTCCTTCTAATATTGCAGAAGAGGTAATCGCTGCATCAAAAGGAACAAACGCTTAA
- the rpsL gene encoding 30S ribosomal protein S12 codes for MPTISQLVRKGRTKITKKSKSAALESCPQRRGVCTRVYTTTPKKPNSAMRKVARVRLTNGKEVNAYIGGEGHNLQEHSIVLVRGGRVKDLPGVRYHIVRGALDTAGVAGRTQARSKYGAKRPKK; via the coding sequence ATGCCAACAATTTCACAATTAGTACGTAAAGGAAGAACCAAGATTACCAAGAAGAGTAAATCTGCTGCCCTTGAATCGTGCCCACAACGCCGCGGCGTATGTACTCGTGTTTACACGACTACACCTAAAAAACCAAACTCGGCTATGCGTAAAGTTGCGCGTGTTCGTTTAACAAATGGTAAAGAGGTGAATGCATACATCGGGGGAGAAGGTCACAACTTACAAGAGCACTCGATAGTATTGGTAAGAGGTGGAAGGGTAAAAGATTTGCCAGGGGTTAGATATCACATTGTACGTGGAGCTTTAGACACCGCAGGTGTTGCAGGAAGAACGCAAGCAAGATCTAAGTACGGAGCAAAACGCCCTAAGAAGTAA
- the rplW gene encoding 50S ribosomal protein L23 translates to MSILIKPVITEKATKDSEEMNRYTFEVSMRTNKVEIKKAVEAAYGVSVEKVRTMNVRPDRKSRYTKSGVLTGKTNAIKKAIVQLAEGDTIDFYNNL, encoded by the coding sequence ATGAGTATTTTAATAAAACCTGTTATTACAGAAAAAGCTACAAAAGATAGTGAGGAAATGAATCGCTATACTTTTGAAGTTAGTATGAGAACAAATAAGGTTGAAATTAAGAAAGCGGTAGAAGCTGCTTATGGTGTTTCAGTTGAAAAAGTTCGCACAATGAATGTCCGCCCGGATCGCAAGTCTCGTTATACGAAGTCTGGTGTTCTTACTGGTAAAACAAATGCTATTAAAAAGGCAATTGTACAGCTGGCGGAAGGTGATACAATAGATTTTTATAACAACCTTTAA